The Petropleomorpha daqingensis genome includes a window with the following:
- a CDS encoding SH3-like domain-containing protein — protein sequence MADRFAPGDRVRTRALDPAGHTRLPRYARGAVGTVVEPAGRHPLADDRARGLRPDPQPVYHVRFAAADLFGGGDHSVTVELWEDYLTPAEEQA from the coding sequence GTGGCTGACCGCTTCGCTCCCGGCGACCGGGTGCGCACCCGCGCTCTCGACCCGGCCGGGCACACCCGCCTGCCGCGGTACGCCCGCGGCGCCGTCGGCACGGTGGTCGAGCCGGCCGGGCGGCACCCGCTGGCCGACGACCGCGCGCGGGGCCTGCGGCCCGATCCGCAGCCGGTCTACCACGTGCGCTTCGCCGCGGCGGACCTGTTCGGCGGCGGCGACCACTCGGTCACCGTCGAGTTGTGGGAGGACTACCTGACGCCGGCGGAGGAGCAGGCATGA
- a CDS encoding nitrile hydratase subunit alpha gives MSGHHASSAISADVRAVEAFLEQRGVLDPGEIDTRIDEFLAGGSPANGARVVARAWVDPAFTDRLLADANSAIREVGLSMAGGIQEQRLKVVANTAEEHNVVVCTLCSCYPIALLGPSPSWYKSEAYRSRVVRDPRGVLREFGLELPAATSIAVWDASAESRYMVLPRRPEGSDGLTEEALAGLVTRKGLIGTASV, from the coding sequence ATGAGCGGGCACCACGCCAGTTCGGCGATCTCGGCCGACGTGCGGGCCGTCGAGGCGTTCCTGGAGCAGCGCGGCGTGCTCGACCCCGGGGAGATCGACACCCGTATCGACGAGTTCCTCGCGGGTGGCAGCCCGGCCAACGGCGCGCGCGTCGTCGCCCGCGCCTGGGTCGACCCGGCGTTCACCGATCGGCTGCTGGCCGACGCGAACAGCGCGATCCGCGAGGTGGGGCTGTCGATGGCCGGCGGCATCCAGGAGCAGCGGCTGAAGGTCGTCGCCAACACCGCCGAGGAGCACAACGTCGTCGTCTGCACGCTGTGCTCCTGCTACCCGATCGCGCTGCTCGGCCCCTCGCCGAGCTGGTACAAGAGCGAGGCCTACCGGTCGCGGGTGGTCCGCGACCCGCGCGGCGTGCTGCGCGAGTTCGGTCTCGAGCTGCCGGCGGCCACCTCCATCGCGGTGTGGGACGCCAGCGCGGAGTCGCGCTACATGGTGCTGCCCCGCCGTCCGGAGGGCTCCGACGGCCTGACCGAGGAGGCGCTGGCCGGGCTGGTCACGCGCAAGGGGCTGATCGGGACGGCGTCGGTGTGA
- a CDS encoding LamB/YcsF family protein, giving the protein MSTIDVNADLGEGFGVWTLGDDDALLGVITSANVACGFHAGDPSTMRRVCAGAVENGVAIGAQVSYRDLAGFGRRFVDVAPGELTDDVLYQLAALDGIARAGGGRVRYLKPHGALYNAVVTHEAQAKALVEAVTAYDRELPVLGLPGSVFLRKAEAAGLRTVAEGFADRGYTPEGTLVPRRSPGALVHDPRVVAERAVRMAAEGVVVAVDGTAVDVAVDSICVHGDTPGAVELARGVRTALEAAGLEISAFVA; this is encoded by the coding sequence GTGAGCACGATCGACGTCAACGCCGACCTGGGGGAGGGGTTCGGCGTCTGGACGCTGGGGGACGACGACGCCCTGCTCGGCGTGATCACCAGCGCGAACGTCGCCTGCGGGTTCCACGCCGGCGACCCGTCGACGATGCGCCGGGTCTGCGCGGGCGCGGTCGAGAACGGTGTGGCGATCGGCGCGCAGGTCTCCTACCGCGATCTCGCGGGGTTCGGCCGCCGGTTCGTCGACGTCGCGCCCGGCGAGCTGACCGACGACGTCCTCTACCAGCTCGCCGCCCTCGACGGGATCGCGCGGGCCGGCGGCGGACGGGTGCGCTACCTGAAGCCGCACGGTGCCCTCTACAACGCCGTCGTCACCCACGAGGCGCAGGCGAAGGCGCTGGTCGAGGCGGTGACCGCCTACGACCGCGAGCTGCCGGTGCTCGGGCTGCCCGGCTCGGTGTTCCTGCGCAAGGCCGAGGCCGCCGGGCTGCGCACCGTCGCCGAAGGCTTCGCCGACCGCGGGTACACCCCGGAGGGCACGCTCGTCCCGCGGCGGTCGCCGGGCGCGCTCGTGCACGACCCGCGGGTGGTCGCCGAGCGGGCGGTGCGGATGGCCGCCGAGGGCGTCGTCGTCGCGGTCGACGGCACCGCGGTCGACGTCGCCGTCGACTCGATCTGCGTGCACGGCGACACACCGGGAGCGGTCGAGCTGGCCCGGGGAGTGCGGACGGCGCTGGAGGCCGCGGGTCTGGAGATCTCCGCCTTCGTGGCCTGA
- a CDS encoding GAF domain-containing protein encodes MSIAGRFEQALTSVTEAGLDGPELLPTRLARAIARMLPVDGAGISLSGPEGRRIPLGASSEAAATAERLQFTVGAGPCMTAQETREPVFAQYGDLRRRWPAFADLLQQRTPYCAVVGLPLREAISGLGAIDLYFSGEDSVPDLDVFEAMAVADLVTSALSETAVWSDWEPGRGPEWLHGPTAERRAKVWEAMGMIAIVLELDTAAALAVLRAAAYATDRTVDDIAEDVVEGALDPQDLRGPGR; translated from the coding sequence GTGAGCATCGCCGGGCGGTTCGAGCAGGCGCTGACCTCGGTGACCGAGGCCGGACTGGACGGGCCGGAGCTGCTGCCGACCCGCCTGGCCCGGGCGATCGCCCGGATGCTGCCCGTCGACGGCGCCGGCATCAGCCTCTCCGGCCCCGAGGGACGGCGGATCCCCCTGGGCGCCAGCTCCGAGGCGGCCGCGACCGCCGAACGGCTGCAGTTCACCGTCGGCGCGGGTCCGTGCATGACCGCGCAGGAGACCCGCGAGCCGGTGTTCGCCCAGTACGGCGACCTGCGCCGCCGGTGGCCGGCGTTCGCCGACCTGCTGCAGCAGCGCACTCCGTACTGCGCGGTCGTCGGGCTGCCGCTGCGCGAGGCGATCTCCGGGCTGGGAGCGATCGACCTCTACTTCAGCGGCGAGGACTCCGTCCCCGACCTCGACGTCTTCGAGGCGATGGCCGTCGCCGACCTGGTCACCTCCGCGCTGTCGGAGACCGCGGTGTGGTCGGACTGGGAGCCCGGCCGCGGCCCGGAATGGCTGCACGGCCCGACCGCCGAGCGACGGGCGAAGGTCTGGGAGGCGATGGGCATGATCGCGATCGTCCTCGAGCTCGACACGGCCGCCGCCCTGGCCGTCCTCCGGGCCGCGGCGTACGCGACCGACCGGACGGTGGACGACATCGCCGAGGACGTCGTCGAGGGCGCCCTCGACCCCCAGGACCTGCGCGGGCCGGGTCGCTGA
- a CDS encoding 5-oxoprolinase subunit B family protein: MSDRLVVLPYGDRALLVEVDGLDAVAAVRTALDHDPLPGQVDLVPAARTVLVLLDRPPAETDSARLRRLPLTPPAGDDAVRTVDLPVVFDGPDLSDVADLTGRPVPQLVEELTAAELTVAFGGFAPGFGYLTGLPEHLHVPRRSTPRTRVPAGAVGLAGPFAGAYPRASPGGWQLVGRTDAVLFDVDRDPPALLIPGTRVRLREVR; this comes from the coding sequence GTGAGCGACCGCCTCGTCGTGCTGCCGTACGGCGACCGGGCGCTGCTGGTCGAGGTCGACGGGCTCGACGCGGTCGCCGCCGTCCGCACCGCGCTGGACCACGACCCGCTGCCCGGTCAGGTCGACCTCGTACCGGCCGCCCGCACCGTGCTGGTGCTGCTCGACCGGCCGCCGGCCGAGACCGACAGCGCCCGGTTGCGCCGTCTGCCGCTGACCCCGCCCGCCGGGGACGACGCCGTCCGGACGGTGGACCTGCCGGTCGTCTTCGACGGCCCCGACCTGTCCGACGTCGCCGATCTCACCGGGCGGCCGGTGCCGCAGCTGGTCGAGGAGCTGACCGCCGCCGAGCTCACCGTCGCCTTCGGCGGCTTCGCGCCGGGCTTCGGCTACCTCACCGGGCTGCCCGAGCACCTGCACGTGCCGCGGCGCAGCACCCCGCGCACCCGGGTGCCGGCCGGCGCGGTCGGCCTGGCCGGACCGTTCGCCGGCGCGTACCCGCGCGCCTCGCCCGGCGGCTGGCAGCTGGTCGGCCGCACCGACGCCGTGCTGTTCGACGTCGACCGCGACCCACCCGCACTGCTCATCCCGGGTACCCGGGTGCGGCTGCGGGAGGTGCGCTGA
- a CDS encoding biotin-dependent carboxyltransferase family protein has translation MLRVLAPGPLATVQDAGRPGWAAIGVPRSGAADRAAHDLANRLVGNLPSAATVEATAGGLRLRAERTTLVAVTGAPVPVTVAGRAAPCNAPLTVPAGAELVLGTPAIGLRSYVAVRGGVDVAQVLGSRSTDRLSGLGPEPLAAGDVLAVGDAAGEEPVVDVAPVRPPPDRPVLRVLPGPRRDWLAPDAWTRLTSDGWTVSPDSDRVGLRLTGPRLERARDDELPSEGLVPGAVQVPPDGAPVLFLADHPVTGGYPVLAVVVTADLPMAAQLRPGDELRFRAAR, from the coding sequence GTGCTGCGCGTGCTCGCGCCCGGGCCGCTGGCCACCGTGCAGGACGCCGGCCGCCCCGGCTGGGCCGCGATCGGCGTGCCCCGCTCCGGAGCCGCCGACCGCGCCGCGCACGACCTGGCGAACCGGCTCGTCGGCAACCTCCCCTCGGCGGCCACGGTGGAGGCCACCGCCGGCGGCCTGCGGCTGCGCGCGGAGCGGACGACGCTGGTCGCGGTCACCGGCGCCCCCGTGCCGGTGACCGTCGCGGGCCGCGCGGCGCCGTGCAACGCGCCGCTGACCGTGCCGGCCGGGGCGGAGCTGGTGCTCGGCACGCCGGCGATCGGACTGCGCAGCTACGTCGCGGTGCGCGGCGGGGTCGACGTCGCGCAGGTCCTCGGGTCGCGCAGCACCGACCGGCTCAGCGGACTGGGCCCCGAGCCGCTGGCGGCCGGGGACGTGCTCGCCGTCGGGGACGCGGCAGGCGAGGAGCCGGTCGTCGATGTGGCACCGGTGCGGCCGCCGCCCGATCGGCCGGTGCTGCGGGTGCTGCCCGGTCCGCGCCGCGACTGGCTGGCGCCCGACGCGTGGACGCGGCTGACCTCGGACGGCTGGACGGTCAGCCCGGACAGCGACCGGGTGGGCCTGCGGCTCACCGGTCCGCGGCTGGAGCGGGCGCGCGACGACGAGCTGCCCAGCGAGGGGTTGGTGCCCGGCGCGGTGCAGGTGCCCCCGGACGGCGCGCCGGTGCTCTTCCTCGCCGACCACCCGGTGACCGGCGGCTACCCGGTGCTCGCCGTCGTCGTCACCGCCGACCTGCCGATGGCGGCCCAGCTGCGTCCCGGCGACGAGCTGCGGTTCAGGGCCGCCCGTTGA
- the glgA gene encoding glycogen synthase: MRIGIVTREWPPDVYGGAGVHVEHLVAALRSLPAGPELDVHCFGGPREDAVGHEVPPGLAGANGALQAVGVDVEIAGALAAVDLVHSHTWYANTAGLLSTLVHGVPHVITAHSLEPRRPWKADQLGGGYRLSSWVERTSYLAADAVVAVSHGMRDDVLAVYPELDPARVHVIHNGVDADAYRPVVAPDVVRSLGVDPDRPYALFVGRITRQKGLAHLLAAAEQLPPEAGQLVLCAGAADTPAERQQVADAVAALQQRRGGIVWIEAMLPREQLVPLITGATVFVVPSVYEPLGIVNLEAAACGTAVVASDVGGIPEVVADGTTGLLVPYDPEDPRAFEAGLAARIAELLADPQRAAAMGAAGRERVLSDFGWPAIAQETVGLYTAILNGRP, translated from the coding sequence GTGCGCATCGGGATCGTGACCAGGGAGTGGCCGCCGGACGTCTACGGCGGCGCGGGTGTCCACGTCGAGCACCTCGTCGCCGCGCTCCGCTCGCTGCCGGCGGGGCCGGAGCTCGACGTCCACTGCTTCGGCGGGCCGCGCGAGGACGCCGTCGGCCACGAGGTACCGCCCGGGCTGGCCGGGGCCAACGGTGCGCTGCAGGCGGTGGGCGTCGACGTGGAGATCGCCGGCGCGCTCGCCGCCGTCGACCTCGTGCACAGCCACACCTGGTACGCCAACACCGCCGGCCTGCTCAGCACGCTGGTGCACGGCGTCCCGCACGTGATCACCGCGCACTCCCTGGAGCCGCGCCGGCCGTGGAAGGCCGACCAGCTCGGCGGCGGCTACCGGCTGTCCTCCTGGGTCGAGCGCACGTCCTACCTCGCCGCGGACGCCGTCGTCGCCGTCAGCCACGGCATGCGCGACGACGTCCTGGCCGTCTACCCCGAGCTGGACCCGGCGCGGGTGCACGTGATCCACAACGGCGTGGACGCCGACGCCTACCGGCCGGTCGTCGCGCCGGACGTCGTCCGCTCCCTCGGCGTCGACCCCGACCGGCCGTACGCGCTGTTCGTCGGCCGGATCACCCGGCAGAAGGGGCTGGCCCACCTGCTGGCCGCGGCCGAGCAGCTGCCGCCGGAGGCCGGCCAGCTGGTGCTGTGCGCCGGTGCGGCCGACACCCCGGCGGAGCGGCAGCAGGTCGCCGACGCCGTCGCCGCGCTGCAGCAGCGCCGCGGCGGGATCGTGTGGATCGAGGCGATGCTCCCCCGCGAGCAGCTCGTCCCGCTGATCACCGGCGCGACGGTGTTCGTCGTCCCGTCGGTGTACGAGCCGCTGGGCATCGTCAACCTGGAGGCCGCCGCCTGCGGCACCGCGGTGGTCGCCAGCGACGTCGGCGGCATCCCCGAGGTGGTCGCCGACGGCACGACCGGCCTGCTGGTGCCCTACGACCCCGAGGACCCCCGGGCGTTCGAGGCCGGCCTGGCCGCGCGGATCGCCGAGCTGCTCGCCGATCCGCAGCGCGCCGCCGCGATGGGCGCCGCGGGCCGGGAGCGCGTGCTCTCGGACTTCGGCTGGCCGGCGATCGCGCAGGAGACGGTGGGGCTCTACACCGCGATCCTCAACGGGCGGCCCTGA